The following DNA comes from Dermacentor andersoni chromosome 2, qqDerAnde1_hic_scaffold, whole genome shotgun sequence.
CGACGCATGCTCACCGCTGACGCGTCATATTGTGCACTCGCACTAATGTCCTCTTGAACATGCTcgcgaaatgacaaaaacaacaaTTTGTCCTTGGGAACCAAGCAAAAGCACTTAGATTCACATCGGTCGCAATGCTACAAGGATTCACCGAAACCCTTCCACACGCACGCAGCCGCCAATTAGATCGGATTGGATTTGTTAGCACGAAACAAAAGCCGTTATTGAATGTCCTTGTCAGTAGCCTTTACACGCAGCAAACAGTTTTCAATTTTTAATAAGTACATATTATCCCAATTACATTTAATAGACATTATTAGTAATTTATTACTGCTGCTGCAGTCGTAAAGTAAGTACTTGCATGCTGTGCACAACTACTTTTGGCCTAGTTAGCACTTTGCTTGAAATGGTAACAGCAACACTGTGcaattcgcgcatgcgcatggtgCGCACGTTAGAGTTTCTTTTCGCGTGTGCTCCAAGTTAGAACGGTAGAACACTGGCACAATGAGGATTGAAAAATGTTATTTCTGCTCGTCGCCTATATATCCGGGACACGGCATTCAATTTGTGCGGAATGATTGCAAGGTATGACCACGAATCTATTGGCGTAAATTCACAATTTGTTGTCATGTACGGTGTTCATGGCTAGACTAGCACACGTCACTAGGACCTATTTGCTTCCGCAGATTTTCAGATTCTGCAGATCGAAATGCCACAAGCTTTTCAAGAAGAAGCGCAACCCACGGAAGACCAGATGGACGAAGGCTTTCCGCAAGGCTGCTGGCAAAGAGCTGACAGTGGACCCATCTTTTGAATTCGAGAAGAGGCGGAACGTTCCGATTAAATACAACAGGGAGCTCTGGCAGAACACCGGTAAGATGACCGTGATGTTATCCCGAAATTGCCAATTCACACCTTGGATGGTTTCTTTTCTTGCAGTTAAAGCTATCCAGCGAGTcgaagaaatcaagtccaaaagGCAGGGACACTACGTCATGAATAGGTCAGTGACTACTGCACGTGTTACCCAACACAAAAATCCCGGGAGCCGTCGCACTTGCGTAACAGTAATTCTAACGCACTCTACCTCAGTTTGGAGTCACTTGAGCCGGATTGTGGATCCGGTACACAAGTATTGCGGTTTCACATGCACCGATCACGGCGGCTTCGATTTTTGCATTTGCGAGCATCTAGAGTTGTTCTTGGCGTATACTTATTCAGTCTGCTTCGATGAAACAAAAAGTAAGACAGACTAGAAACCGTTATCTTGAAATGTTTGAAATCGTTcactataaaaagaaaaaaataagcaggCAGGCCGCAGTGACTTGTCTGACGATCAGTGCACGCCGCATTTGCGATTTTGCAGAGAAGTTGAACTTCCGTACGTAGAAAAATCGCACGCAGGAAGGGGCTGACGGCACATTCGCGCGCATCTACGGCGCAGCAAGTACTCCAGACCAGACAGAGCCCTGTCTGGTACACACTAGAGTTTATTGTGCACGTGGTAGCAGACGAAACAGGAGAAAATCGTACACATAACACAACTTCCAGCTGCTTTACTTAAAGCCAACAGCACCTATTAGCTGTGTAGCTGTTGGCAAAACTCAACAGACTCCAATGTTTTAAAATCCGCCAACGCACAAGCTGTTGAATGTAAAGGTGATTTGTTTGCATTGAAAAGCCGAGCTAGCATCACCAGCTTCCCTGTGTCCAGCTTGAAAATAATAAGCCGGAGCTTAAAATCTCAACCAGCTGTATGCTGGCTTAGTGTCTGTGGCTGAGGTTGAGGTCGCAAGTCTGATCCtggctgcagcagctgcatttgGATGGGGATgaagtgcaaaaacgcctgtgtacttagatttagatgcacactAGAAAAACCGAGGTGGTCAGAATTCATCCAGTCTCCCATTACGTCATGCCTCACTATCAgattatggttttggcacataagaccCCAGAATGTGAAATAGCAATGATGTTTTTAACATTAATGGCCAATGTCACTGGTGGATATTTTGGCATGTTTGGCTTAAGTTGTGTTGGAACTTCACAACTTATGAGCACAGAGCCCTGGAACTGAAGCTTAGTCTGTTCATTCAACACAGTGCAGATGACAAGGCCATTTCCAAGCCTTTCAGTTGCTCCTATGCTGTCAACAATGGAGTACTCGCTGTTCCTTTGTCTGCTATGACATCACTGATGCAAGCATCTGAGCATCCAATGACCTTTTACAAATTGAAGCCACATTTGTAGAATTGATATAGCATTCAAACTACAGTAGCCACCAAACCTGCAAAAATATCCTTCATTCGCTTGCATGCTGCAGACATACCTTGCACCCACTTTTGAAGTGACATTGCAAAGTTTTTTATGCGTATCTTCCAGGTTGATGAAGGGCAAGGAGCTGGACAAACAGAGGGACATCAAGGAGGTCCAGCGAGACCTTTGCCTCATCAGATCTCCA
Coding sequences within:
- the RpL24-like gene encoding probable ribosome biogenesis protein RLP24, producing the protein MRIEKCYFCSSPIYPGHGIQFVRNDCKIFRFCRSKCHKLFKKKRNPRKTRWTKAFRKAAGKELTVDPSFEFEKRRNVPIKYNRELWQNTVKAIQRVEEIKSKRQGHYVMNRLMKGKELDKQRDIKEVQRDLCLIRSPAATLKKKEQAIVEVIEEHSDQEEMAVD